The DNA sequence TGATTACCCTGACCTTCCAGATCACCGCCTCGTTGCTGCAGCCCTGGGTCGGCTTCTTCACCGACCGCCGGCCCGCACCCAACCTGTTACCGCTCGGCACCCTGTGCACCTTGGTCGGCATCGTGATGCTGGCTTTCGTCGGCAGCTTCCCGATGATCCTGCTGGCTTCGGCGCTGGTAGGCATTGGCTCTTCGACGTTCCATCCCGAGACTTCACGCATCGCCCGCCTGGCTTCGGGTGGCCGTTTCGGCCTGGCCCAGTCGACCTTCCAGGTCGGTGGCAACACCGGTTCGGCGCTGGGCCCGCTGCTGGCGGCAGCCATCGTCATTCCGTTCGGCCAGAGCCACGTCGCCTGGTTCGGCCTGGCCGCGCTGTTCTTCCTCGGCGTCACCCTGATGCTGCGCAGCTGGTACAAGGAACACCTCAACCAGGCCAAGGCGCGCAAGGCAGTACAGGCAACCCATGGCATTTCCCGCACGCGGGTGGTCGCGGCGCTGATCGTGCTGGGCCTGCTGGTGTTCTCCAAGTACTTTTACATGGCCAGCTTCACCAGCTACTTCACCTTCTACCTGATCGAGAAGTTCCAGGTGTCGGTGGCCAGCTCGCAGCTGCACCTGTTCCTGTTCCTCGGTGCGGTGGCGGCGGGTACGTTCTTTGGTGGGCCGATCGGTGACCGCATCGGGCGCAAGGCGGTGATCTGGTTCTCGATCCTGGGCGCGGCGCCGTTCACCCTGGCACTGCCGTATGCCGATTTGTTCTGGACCACGGTGCTGAGCGTGGTGA is a window from the Pseudomonas anuradhapurensis genome containing:
- a CDS encoding MFS transporter; translation: MAISSAPTASTSAAASQATPLVMRIIGFCALAHLINDLIQSVLPAIYPMLKANYDLSFAQIGMITLTFQITASLLQPWVGFFTDRRPAPNLLPLGTLCTLVGIVMLAFVGSFPMILLASALVGIGSSTFHPETSRIARLASGGRFGLAQSTFQVGGNTGSALGPLLAAAIVIPFGQSHVAWFGLAALFFLGVTLMLRSWYKEHLNQAKARKAVQATHGISRTRVVAALIVLGLLVFSKYFYMASFTSYFTFYLIEKFQVSVASSQLHLFLFLGAVAAGTFFGGPIGDRIGRKAVIWFSILGAAPFTLALPYADLFWTTVLSVVIGFILASAFSAIVVYAQELVPGSVGMIAGIFFGLMFGFGGIGAALLGYVADLRGIEYVYGLCSFLPLFGLLAVFLPSTGKR